The genomic stretch GTGCCGGCGGTGAACACCTGCAGGGCGGCCACACTGATCAGGTATCCGCCGGCAAAACTGAACACCCCGCCGATGATGCTGCCGGCGATCCCGAGGATAAGGGCCTCGTAGAGGAACATCAGCAGGATCTCATTTCTTCTCGCCCCGATCGAGCGCATCACCCCGATCTCGCGGATCCGTTCGGTGACCGAGATGATCATCACGTTCAGGATTGAAACGCCGGCGATCACCAGCGATATCGCCCCGATCGCAAGGAGAAACAGCCCCATGGCATCATAGATCTCGTTCACCTGCTGCAGCGCCTGGCGGGAATCGGTGATGTCCACCGTCTCGTCCCGGCGGTTGAGGGCGGTGTCGATCGCCGTCTTCACCCCGTCGATGTCATCCGGATCGGTGACCCGGACGATGATATAGTCATACCCGCCCTCCCGGTCAGGGAACATCTCGAAGAACCGCTCTTTTGTGACGACGATCGCATAGTCCGGGTTGATGTCGAAGGCAAACCCCCGCTCCTCCAGCACGCCCGCCACCGGCATGCTCTCGCCGCCGACCGTCACCCGACTCCCTGCCCGCAGATCATATTCCCGGGCAAGATAGACGCCGACAAGGC from Methanofollis fontis encodes the following:
- a CDS encoding ABC transporter permease, producing the protein MIFFSFALRNVRRHSVRSLLATLGIVIGVFAIASLGVMGNSINLLAAALIADVGDTVVITPHTALGDAGFVGDPRTTVAATITEADFERISRAAGGYRTVPVLEGAAELLSGNEGGYALVMGLPYEDISHLLDLSEGNYLRAGSRSCLVGVYLAREYDLRAGSRVTVGGESMPVAGVLEERGFAFDINPDYAIVVTKERFFEMFPDREGGYDYIIVRVTDPDDIDGVKTAIDTALNRRDETVDITDSRQALQQVNEIYDAMGLFLLAIGAISLVIAGVSILNVMIISVTERIREIGVMRSIGARRNEILLMFLYEALILGIAGSIIGGVFSFAGGYLISVAALQVFTAGTTFGEGATIFDPVSVAYIVFAMLFGVAVSMASGLYPAWQASRMTPIEALRG